Within Spinacia oleracea cultivar Varoflay chromosome 4, BTI_SOV_V1, whole genome shotgun sequence, the genomic segment TGCCCTTTGGCAGCATTTACTATTTTAAGTTGAAATCACATTTTGACCTGGATGTTTTTAGGCTCCCCTAACTACCCACAAATGGTCAACATTTAGTTTGGACGTTAGTGAATTTGAGGAATTTACCTTGGTGTGCAAAGATCAAAGACACGTCGTTGTTGTACTTGTTATCACACTCCTGGTAAATACCGGGTATCCAACAAGATGAATGCTCTCCTATTCAAACTTCTGGAGAGTCGCTGATAACAGAGTCAAGGACACACCGAACACTGAATATTTTCCCTTGTTGGGATGTAATAATACCCTATCATATTTCCCTTTTGCCACTATAGCAACAAAATATTGGTTGAGTCCAACTCTTCGTACTATCCAGTGACAAGATTGTAGTTATTCTAATCATTTATTTTTAGTAGCTAAAGTAATGATAATGGAATCCATGCTTCCTCTATGCATTCAGGGTTCTTGTAAAGCTTTCACTAATATCATTTCGTTCTTTTCAACAGTTCTACCAGATGTTCTCTTCTTTTGTTCTCCTTTGTCTCTGTCACTAGCCTATCCTTTATTCCTTTTGCTCACCATCTTTGGGATTTGCTTCACTCTCTACCCAGTTCTCTTCCATTTTCTGCCTGGAAGTCTTCTCATTGGGATCAGGGTTGCCAGGTGTTGTATGAAGCTTACTATGCCTCTACTTGGTCCAAAACGTCGCACTATTTAATCCATCAAGATCACTAGTTTTCTTTAATTTCACTTTTTTCAGAGTCTATAGCTCTCAAACATCCTGTTACTCAACGCTTTCAATCTTTGCTTTGTGAAATTTTATTTCCTCATTAACATTAAACTATGCCATGCGATCTTTTTACCACAACATGTTCTCTATTCGGTGCTTGACTATAAAGTGCTATGAAAAGTGATTACTGACCAGACACAACTCTAGCCCTTAGTCTTGATTTCAAAACTCTCCATCTTACttattaatgaaaaataattGACCCAAGCAAATACAGTACTGCTGTCTCTGACTCGTTAGTTATTTCTTAACAATGCCCTGTTCTGCAAAACCTATGAGTAAGCGGTTGTTGGGTATTATACACTACAAtagtaaatgaaaaaaaaaatccttttGATTGTGTTAACCTGTTTATATATAGGCATAGAGCAGGGTAAATCAAATCTGTCATGAATTTGATTCTATAATGTAAATGACCCATCTATCTGTAAACTAAGAGTTCAGAGTGTTGTAATGAATGTCCTAATACGATGGTGATTTTTGTTGCAAGCCACTTTTCGCATGAAGGTTTGGCAATCAAACAAGGAGAATTTGCTTTTTTCTTTGTGCTTAATGAATGCGCCATGGCTGGGTACAATAAATGTATGTAACCTCAGTTTTGGCTCAATTCTACTTTTGTGCCCTGTGTTTTCACGTGGCCTGACGTGTGACGTCTATATATTTTTCCCCACTATAGCGCCGTTAAGACTTAAGAGCTTAGTTATAGAACGAGTCACATGCCTCTTTGTTGTTCATTGGATAACTGACAACTAAAATTCTAACATGACCCTAAGTTTCTGAAAAGAAATACATCAAAGCTACGGAAATCAAATTTCGACTTTTATTTCACTGTGTCTCTGTCCTAAAATCACAACATAGGAAAAAACCTTCACAAATTTATCgttcacaataaaataaaatagaagatATAAATTTTTCTATGTTCCGAAGCAAAATTAACAAGCGAAACAAGAATCTTCAGGAAAGAGGATTACTTAAACAGATCTCTTAACTGAATTAACTGTGGGGCACTCAAGTTAAAAAATGTAAACGCCAGGGCACCAAATGGAAAATAGTGAAAATACACGCACGCAGTGGAAGAGTGCAAAACCTCAGGGTATCAAAGTGGAAAGTTTAAGATTCTCCCCTAAGGTTTAGGATTTCTTGGAAACTAATAGGCCATATTCTGTTGGCCACCTCATATAAATTTTGTTAGGTTTGGTAACCATTAAGAAATtatctaatacgaagtattacaGATAATATAGACAATCTACTAGATAACTTTGTACTGTGCTTTATTCTATTTCTTGTTTTGTCTACTTATGGGTTATGGGCAGATATGGTTATACTTGGTCCTTCAATTAGAATTGTTTGTTTTTATCCAAATTTGCATTACTGTTCATGTCAATGTGTTGATTCCtatttgtttggatttttggttgCTGAATGCATCCTAAGTGTCTTGTGTTTTTGGACTATTAGGTCGCGGAGAACTTGGAAGCCGAACGTGCAAGAGAAACGACTCTTCAGTTACATTTTGGACCGCCATATTCGTGTCCATGTGACAACACATGCTCTACGTTGCATTGACAAAGCTGGTGGTATTGATGAGTACCTGTTGAAGACACCGTATCATAAAATGGACACAGAAATGGGCCTCCTTTGGAAAGCCAAAATTGAGAAGATGTATGAAGAGCTTGGAAACAAGGAGATTTCGTTTTTCTCTCCGGAGGATGAAGCCAAGTTTGAGCAAAGTTTTAAGGAAATGAAGCTAGATGAAAAAATAGCCCGAAGAGAATTCAGAAGAGGATTGTATGGGTCAGTGAAGCCCGAAAAAATATCAGATCTcgagggtggtggtggtgaatcAGATGGTGGAGTTGGAAGCTCACATTCAGACCATGAGCAGTTG encodes:
- the LOC110783792 gene encoding 54S ribosomal protein L24, mitochondrial, coding for MAFRSKETMKKILKKVGEDNITRGVKEALTKNIPNNKVVMGRAKRGLFAGRHIQFGNQVSEDGGNKSRRTWKPNVQEKRLFSYILDRHIRVHVTTHALRCIDKAGGIDEYLLKTPYHKMDTEMGLLWKAKIEKMYEELGNKEISFFSPEDEAKFEQSFKEMKLDEKIARREFRRGLYGSVKPEKISDLEGGGGESDGGVGSSHSDHEQLAATA